In Solanum pennellii chromosome 3, SPENNV200, a single window of DNA contains:
- the LOC107012126 gene encoding uncharacterized protein LOC107012126 codes for MSSMSSSLTSLALTSPLHVSRKCLSLQPARRCYQRYAFNSHGNITLSIHDQSASPHLFPSSNLKSCCSAIASSNDGTVSMINFEDVMEKDWSFLEHPDSSAEHKQKIDEIISAGEITETSKVMIAISSDEFVDRVVESSNCKQLLVVHDSLFMLACIKEKYDKVMCWQGELIYIPEKWTPFDVVFLYFIPALPFELDQILDALRKRCLPGARVVISHPQGRQMVEEQQKQYPDVVVSNLPEKMLLQNVAAHHSFEVVKFVDEPAFYLAILKFINQ; via the exons ATGAGCTCTATGTCATCATCCTTGACTTCCCTCGCACTTACATCACCTCTTCACGTATCAAGAAAATGTCTTAGCTTACAGCCAGCTCGTAGGTGCTACCAACGATATGCTTTCAATAGTCATGGTAACATTACCCTTTCAATCCATGACCAATCAGCATCCCCTCATCTGTTTCCATCCAGTAATTTGAAATCCtgttgtagtgctattgcttcATCAAATGACGGAACAGTATCTATGATTAATTTTGAAGATGTGATGGAGAAAGACTGGTCATTTCTTGAGCATCCAGATTCCAGTGCAGAGCATAAGCAAAAAATTGATGAGATCATATCAGCAGGAGAGATAACAGAGACTTCCAAGGTTATGATTGCAATTAGTTCCGATGAATTTGTTGATAGAGTAGTTGAATCATCGAATTGCAAGCAACTACTTGTCGTTCATGACTCTCTTTTCATGTTAGCATGCATCAAGGAAAAATACGACAAGGTTATGTGTTGGCAAGGGGAATTGATATATATACCAGAGAAGTGGACaccttttgatgttgtttttCTCTACTTCATTCCTGCATTGCCGTTTGAACTTGATCAAATTCTGGATGCACTAAGAAAACGTTGTTTGCCAG GTGCAAGAGTTGTGATTAGTCATCCACAAGGCAGGCAAATGGTTGAAGAGCAACAGAAACAATATCCTGATGTGGTTGTCTCTAACTTGCCAGAAAAAATGCTGCTGCAAAATGTTGCTGCACACCATTCATTTGAAGTAGTCAAATTTGTAGATGAACCTGCTTTCTATCTTGCTATTCTCAAATTCATCAACCAATAG